Proteins co-encoded in one Coregonus clupeaformis isolate EN_2021a chromosome 17, ASM2061545v1, whole genome shotgun sequence genomic window:
- the LOC121542603 gene encoding pachytene checkpoint protein 2 homolog isoform X1, translated as MHLLQVQQNCALNSTDVQSIPDQNSGMEGDRMDVGDLKQNPNDMNNIHVEVHVKSNSTAKRSDVKMHVLALLNRHRMVFGAYRWTEFDEDFLIKHVQSVAIVDAERKPIDLKSCSLSIHIFTLNDDGPSTLNLEEEELSAANHWLLPAAEFHGIWESLVYESGVKTQLLDYVSTTIYFSDKNVDSNLISWNRVVLLHGPPGTGKTSLCKALAQKLSIRLSDRYSYGQFVEINSHSLFSKWFSESGKLVTKMFQKIQQLIDDKQALVFVLIDEVESLTAARNASQAGTEPSDAIRVVNSVLTQLDQIKRYPNVVILTTSNVTEKIDLAFVDRADIKQYIGPPSVEGIFNIYLSCLEELMKCQIIYPRQQLLTMFELETMGFRESNVSELSLLLRNISIKSKGLSGRALRKLPFLAHALFVKTPTVALERFLEAMDLAVDKQIEERDNLVNCL; from the exons ATGCATCTACTTCAGGTTCAACAAAACTGCGCGCTAAATTCGACTGACGTCCAGTCGATACCGGACCAAAACTCAG GTATGGAGGGCGACAGAATGGATGTAGGGGATCTGAAGCAGAACCCCAACGACATGAACAACATCCATGTGGAGGTTCACGTCAAATCTAACAG CACTGCGAAGAGGTCTGACGTGAAGATGCATGTCTTGGCCCTGCTGAACCGTCATCGCATGGTGTTCGGGGCATACAGGTGGACAGAGTTTGACGAGGACTTCCTTATCAAACACGTCCAATCAGTGGCCATAGTGGATGCTGAGAGAAAA CCCATAGATCTGAAGAGCTGCAGTCTGTCCATCCACATCTTCACCCTGAATGATGACGGGCCCAGCACTCTGaacctggaggaggaggagctctCTGCAGCCAATCACTGGCTCTTACCAGCCG ctgagttccatggcATCTGGGAGAGTCTGGTGTATGAGAGCGGGGTCAAAACACAA CTCTTGGATTACGTCTCAACCACGATTTACTTCTCTGACAAAAACGTGGACAGCAACCTGATCTCATGGAACCGGGTTGTCCTGCTTCATG GACCCCCGGGCACAGGGAAGACGTCTTTGTGTAAAGCTCTGGCCCAGAAGCTGTCAATCAGACTATCAGACCG GTACTCTTATGGGCAGTTTGTTGAGATCAACAGCCACAGTTTGTTCTCCAAGTGGTTCTCTGAG AGTGGTAAACTGGTCACTAAGATGTTCCAGAAGATCCAACAACTGATCGATGACAAGCAGGCTCTGGTGTTTGTTCTCATCGATGAG GTGGAGAGTCTGACGGCTGCGCGGAACGCCTCCCAGGCCGGAACGGAACCCTCAGATGCCATCCGAGTGGTCAACTCTGTCCTCACACAGCTGGACCAGATTAAGCG GTATCCTAATGTTGTGATTCTGACCACCTCCAACGTGACAGAGAAGATAGACCTGGCGTTTGTGGACAGAGCAGACATCAAGCAGTACATCGGCCCTCCGTCTGTAGAGGGCATCTTCAACATCTACCTGTCCTGCCTGGAGGAGCTCATGaag TGCCAGATCATCTACCCCAGACAGCAACTGCTGACCATGTTTGAGCTGGAGACCATGGGCTTCAGGGAGAGCAACGTGTCAGAGCTCAGCCTGCTTCTCAGGAACATCTCCAT AAAGAGCAAAGGGCTCAGTGGAAGAGCGCTGAGGAAACTACCCTTTTTGGCCCATGCTCTTTTTGTGAAG ACCCCGACAGTGGCCCTGGAGAGGTTCCTGGAGGCCATGGACCTAGCAGTGGACAAacagatagaggagagggacaacCTAGTCAACTGTCTGTGA
- the LOC121542603 gene encoding pachytene checkpoint protein 2 homolog isoform X2 — protein MEGDRMDVGDLKQNPNDMNNIHVEVHVKSNSTAKRSDVKMHVLALLNRHRMVFGAYRWTEFDEDFLIKHVQSVAIVDAERKPIDLKSCSLSIHIFTLNDDGPSTLNLEEEELSAANHWLLPAAEFHGIWESLVYESGVKTQLLDYVSTTIYFSDKNVDSNLISWNRVVLLHGPPGTGKTSLCKALAQKLSIRLSDRYSYGQFVEINSHSLFSKWFSESGKLVTKMFQKIQQLIDDKQALVFVLIDEVESLTAARNASQAGTEPSDAIRVVNSVLTQLDQIKRYPNVVILTTSNVTEKIDLAFVDRADIKQYIGPPSVEGIFNIYLSCLEELMKCQIIYPRQQLLTMFELETMGFRESNVSELSLLLRNISIKSKGLSGRALRKLPFLAHALFVKTPTVALERFLEAMDLAVDKQIEERDNLVNCL, from the exons ATGGAGGGCGACAGAATGGATGTAGGGGATCTGAAGCAGAACCCCAACGACATGAACAACATCCATGTGGAGGTTCACGTCAAATCTAACAG CACTGCGAAGAGGTCTGACGTGAAGATGCATGTCTTGGCCCTGCTGAACCGTCATCGCATGGTGTTCGGGGCATACAGGTGGACAGAGTTTGACGAGGACTTCCTTATCAAACACGTCCAATCAGTGGCCATAGTGGATGCTGAGAGAAAA CCCATAGATCTGAAGAGCTGCAGTCTGTCCATCCACATCTTCACCCTGAATGATGACGGGCCCAGCACTCTGaacctggaggaggaggagctctCTGCAGCCAATCACTGGCTCTTACCAGCCG ctgagttccatggcATCTGGGAGAGTCTGGTGTATGAGAGCGGGGTCAAAACACAA CTCTTGGATTACGTCTCAACCACGATTTACTTCTCTGACAAAAACGTGGACAGCAACCTGATCTCATGGAACCGGGTTGTCCTGCTTCATG GACCCCCGGGCACAGGGAAGACGTCTTTGTGTAAAGCTCTGGCCCAGAAGCTGTCAATCAGACTATCAGACCG GTACTCTTATGGGCAGTTTGTTGAGATCAACAGCCACAGTTTGTTCTCCAAGTGGTTCTCTGAG AGTGGTAAACTGGTCACTAAGATGTTCCAGAAGATCCAACAACTGATCGATGACAAGCAGGCTCTGGTGTTTGTTCTCATCGATGAG GTGGAGAGTCTGACGGCTGCGCGGAACGCCTCCCAGGCCGGAACGGAACCCTCAGATGCCATCCGAGTGGTCAACTCTGTCCTCACACAGCTGGACCAGATTAAGCG GTATCCTAATGTTGTGATTCTGACCACCTCCAACGTGACAGAGAAGATAGACCTGGCGTTTGTGGACAGAGCAGACATCAAGCAGTACATCGGCCCTCCGTCTGTAGAGGGCATCTTCAACATCTACCTGTCCTGCCTGGAGGAGCTCATGaag TGCCAGATCATCTACCCCAGACAGCAACTGCTGACCATGTTTGAGCTGGAGACCATGGGCTTCAGGGAGAGCAACGTGTCAGAGCTCAGCCTGCTTCTCAGGAACATCTCCAT AAAGAGCAAAGGGCTCAGTGGAAGAGCGCTGAGGAAACTACCCTTTTTGGCCCATGCTCTTTTTGTGAAG ACCCCGACAGTGGCCCTGGAGAGGTTCCTGGAGGCCATGGACCTAGCAGTGGACAAacagatagaggagagggacaacCTAGTCAACTGTCTGTGA